A genomic region of Oncorhynchus mykiss isolate Arlee chromosome 16, USDA_OmykA_1.1, whole genome shotgun sequence contains the following coding sequences:
- the LOC110491864 gene encoding RING finger protein 223: MAQIPQMWHTKVMPQEENVDLDKMVAFGSQPECSICYNTYDNVFKTPKLLECTHTFCLECLSRLMAISLGEQEGGSSKIPCPFCRHPTLLTKEGPPALATSQEVLCKLPSHQQHEEPVWLDGEKLCYKRPLEANPGTPSSTTAFCISIDIGASKAGEVLAQTWPQHIGFLERLNGWKRLLLFIVLMVLLVVIVLWPLQCIVTTGNMRCMPRSVGSGHGFTATTATPFTRIPSLTKGAFN, encoded by the coding sequence ATGGCGCAGATCCCTCAGATGTGGCACACCAAGGTGATGCCCCAGGAAGAGAATGTGGACCTGGACAAAATGGTTGCTTTTGGTAGCCAGCCCGAGTGCTCCATCTGCTACAACACCTACGACAATGTCTTCAAGACGCCCAAGCTGCTGGAGTGCACCCACACATTCTGCCTGGAGTGCCTGTCGCGCCTCATGGCCATTTCGCTAGGAGAACAGGAAGGAGGCAGCAGCAAGATCCCTTGTCCATTCTGCCGCCACCCTACCCTCCTAACCAAGGAGGGTCCGCCTGCTCTGGCCACCAGCCAAGAGGTACTGTGTAAACTACCCAGCCACCAGCAGCACGAGGAACCTGTGTGGCTTGATGGGGAGAAGCTGTGCTACAAGCGGCCACTGGAAGCCAACCCCGGAACACCCAGCTCCACCACAGCCTTCTGCATCTCCATCGACATCGGGGCCAGCAAGGCAGGTGAGGTCCTTGCTCAGACATGGCCCCAGCACATAGGCTTCCTGGAGCGTCTGAACGGCTGGAAGCGGCTGCTGCTCTTCATCGTGTTGATGGTGCTGCTGGTGGTCATCGTGCTGTGGCCCCTGCAGTGCATTGTCACCACGGGCAATATGCGCTGCATGCCGCGCTCCGTGGGCTCAGGACACGGCTTCACCGCCACCACCGCTACCCCATTCACCAGGATACCCAGTCTCACAAAGGGAGCCTTTAATTAA